The Rhodoferax sediminis genome has a segment encoding these proteins:
- a CDS encoding YdcH family protein has translation MDSNLHSPERRLIELRMEHADLDALIDRTSHETPLDELMMRRLKKRRLALRDQIYRLELALDPKEPA, from the coding sequence TTGGACTCAAACCTGCATTCCCCGGAACGGCGCCTGATCGAGTTGCGCATGGAGCACGCCGACCTGGACGCGCTGATCGACCGCACCAGCCACGAGACGCCGCTCGATGAACTCATGATGCGCCGGCTGAAAAAGCGCCGGCTGGCGCTGCGCGACCAGATCTACCGGCTGGAGCTGGCGCTGGACCCCAAAGAGCCGGCATGA
- a CDS encoding PP2C family protein-serine/threonine phosphatase, translating to MAKGYRLTASTGLHKGDREYQQDQVVLLNHPRAAGCLLGVIADGMGGRSGGRKASDQVVMTARQLFERYAPESDDAVAMLQQLVEEAHIVIKLTAISAEQEPHSTIAAFLINPRGDCHWIHAGDSRVYHFRGDKMIQRTIDHSLVQAMVDRGEITEAEADSHPQSNILMGCLGTEAEPPMSTHFIPQLRPGDVLIACSDGVWHYFSPEEMGSLLSALSPREATEFMVDKARARARGAGDNMSLVIVKLEPLAP from the coding sequence ATGGCTAAAGGTTACCGGCTTACCGCCTCGACAGGCCTGCACAAGGGCGACCGCGAATACCAGCAGGATCAGGTCGTCCTGCTGAACCATCCGCGCGCGGCCGGCTGCCTGCTGGGTGTCATCGCGGATGGCATGGGTGGGCGCAGCGGCGGGCGCAAAGCCTCCGACCAGGTGGTGATGACCGCCAGGCAGCTGTTCGAGCGCTATGCACCCGAGAGCGATGATGCCGTTGCCATGCTCCAGCAACTGGTGGAGGAGGCCCACATTGTCATCAAGCTGACCGCCATTTCTGCCGAGCAGGAACCGCACAGCACGATTGCGGCGTTTCTGATCAACCCGCGTGGCGACTGCCACTGGATTCACGCGGGCGACTCGCGCGTATACCACTTCCGCGGCGACAAAATGATTCAGCGAACCATCGATCACTCGCTGGTTCAGGCGATGGTCGATCGCGGCGAGATCACCGAGGCCGAGGCCGACTCACACCCCCAATCCAACATCCTGATGGGTTGCCTGGGCACGGAAGCCGAGCCGCCGATGAGCACGCATTTCATTCCCCAGTTGCGTCCGGGCGACGTGCTGATAGCCTGCAGCGACGGCGTCTGGCATTACTTCAGCCCGGAAGAAATGGGCTCGCTGCTGTCTGCCCTGTCGCCGCGGGAAGCCACAGAGTTCATGGTGGACAAGGCACGGGCCCGTGCACGCGGCGCCGGCGACAACATGTCGCTGGTGATCGTCAAGCTGGAACCCCTGGCGCCATAG
- the zapE gene encoding cell division protein ZapE: MSVTHSVRLAYETELTARGYSSDPAQLRAVEALERCASEWAAYKDKRSNALKKLINHPDIPRGVYMYGGVGRGKSFLMDCFYNAVPLNRKTRLHFHEFMREVHRELTELQGTANPLDELGRRIARRYRLICFDEFHVSDITDALILHRLLAALFENGVGFVTTSNFRPDDLYPGGLHRDRILPAIALLNEKLEVINVDNGFDYRQSTFGQLKMYHTPLGAQADKAMRDAFNRLAETHDEDPVLHIEAREIRARRKAGGVVWFDFKTLCGGPRSQNDYLEIASQFHTVLLSDVPHMPVRMASEARRFTWLVDVLYDRRVKLIMSAQVPPEALYTEGPLVHEFPRTVSRLTEMQSAEFLALERRNVDTSLT, translated from the coding sequence ATGTCGGTGACGCATTCAGTCAGACTGGCTTACGAGACCGAACTCACGGCGCGGGGTTACAGCAGCGATCCGGCGCAGTTGCGCGCCGTCGAAGCGCTGGAGCGCTGTGCCAGCGAATGGGCTGCCTACAAGGACAAACGCTCGAACGCGCTGAAGAAACTGATCAACCATCCGGACATTCCGCGCGGTGTCTACATGTACGGCGGTGTCGGGCGCGGCAAGAGCTTCCTGATGGATTGCTTCTACAACGCCGTGCCGCTGAATCGCAAGACCCGGCTGCACTTTCACGAGTTCATGCGCGAAGTGCACCGGGAGCTGACCGAGCTGCAGGGCACTGCCAACCCGCTCGATGAGCTGGGCCGGCGCATTGCCCGGCGCTACCGGCTGATCTGTTTCGACGAATTCCATGTCTCGGACATCACCGACGCCCTGATCCTGCACCGGCTGCTCGCGGCGCTGTTCGAAAACGGTGTGGGATTCGTGACAACCTCGAACTTTCGTCCCGATGACCTTTACCCGGGAGGGCTGCACCGCGACCGCATCCTGCCCGCGATTGCGCTGCTCAATGAAAAGCTCGAAGTCATCAACGTCGACAATGGATTTGACTATCGCCAGAGCACGTTCGGGCAGCTCAAGATGTACCACACGCCGCTCGGCGCCCAGGCCGACAAGGCGATGCGGGACGCCTTCAACCGGCTGGCCGAAACGCACGATGAAGATCCCGTGCTGCACATCGAGGCCCGGGAAATTCGCGCCCGGCGCAAGGCCGGCGGCGTCGTCTGGTTCGACTTCAAGACGCTGTGCGGCGGCCCGCGTTCGCAGAACGATTACCTGGAGATCGCGAGCCAGTTCCATACCGTTTTGCTCAGCGACGTGCCGCACATGCCGGTTCGCATGGCCTCGGAGGCGCGGCGCTTCACCTGGCTGGTGGATGTGCTGTACGACCGGCGCGTCAAACTCATCATGTCGGCGCAGGTGCCGCCCGAGGCGTTGTACACCGAAGGGCCGCTGGTGCACGAATTTCCGCGCACGGTGTCGCGCCTGACCGAAATGCAGTCCGCCGAGTTTCTTGCGCTGGAGCGCCGCAACGTGGATACCAGCCTGACATGA
- the lpdA gene encoding dihydrolipoyl dehydrogenase produces the protein MSKQFDVIVIGGGPGGYIAAIRAAQLGFNVACIDEWKNARGGPALGGTCTNVGCIPSKALLQSSENYDQAGHHFADHGIDIKGLAMDVAKMLGRKDAVVKQNNDGILYLFKKNKVTFFHGRGTFAKASDAGYEISVAGSTPDTLVGKHVIVATGSNARALPGAPFDEEMILSNDGALRVGAVPQKLGLIGSGVIGLEMGSVWRRLGSQVTVLEALPTFLGAVDEQIAREAKKAFDKQGLKIELGVKVGEVKTGKKGVSVAWTNARGEAQTLEVNKLIVSIGRVPNTIGLGAEAVGLKLDERGAIVVDGDCKTSLPNVWAVGDVVRGPMLAHKAEEEGVAVAERIAGQHGHVNFNTVPWVIYTSPEIAWVGQTEQQLKSAGRAYKAGTFPFLANGRARALGDTTGMVKFLADAATDEILGVHIVGPQASELISEAVVAMEFRASSEDIARICHAHPSLSEATKEAALAVDKRTLNF, from the coding sequence ATGTCCAAGCAATTCGATGTGATCGTCATCGGCGGCGGTCCCGGCGGTTATATAGCGGCGATTCGGGCCGCCCAGCTGGGCTTTAACGTGGCCTGCATTGACGAGTGGAAGAACGCCAGGGGCGGTCCGGCACTGGGCGGCACCTGCACCAATGTGGGCTGCATCCCCAGCAAGGCGCTGCTGCAGTCTTCCGAAAACTACGATCAGGCCGGGCATCACTTTGCTGACCACGGCATCGATATCAAAGGCCTCGCCATGGACGTGGCGAAGATGCTGGGCCGCAAGGACGCGGTGGTCAAGCAGAACAACGACGGTATCCTGTACCTGTTCAAGAAAAACAAGGTCACGTTCTTCCACGGCCGTGGTACTTTCGCGAAAGCCTCGGATGCTGGCTACGAAATCAGCGTCGCGGGCAGTACGCCGGACACGCTGGTGGGCAAGCACGTCATCGTCGCCACCGGCTCCAATGCGCGCGCCCTGCCGGGCGCACCATTTGACGAAGAGATGATCCTGTCGAACGACGGCGCCTTGCGCGTCGGCGCCGTTCCCCAAAAGCTGGGCCTGATCGGCTCGGGTGTGATCGGTCTGGAAATGGGCTCGGTCTGGCGCCGCCTGGGCTCGCAGGTCACGGTGCTCGAGGCGCTGCCGACCTTCCTTGGCGCGGTCGACGAGCAGATTGCCCGGGAAGCGAAAAAGGCCTTCGACAAACAGGGCCTGAAGATCGAGCTCGGCGTCAAGGTCGGCGAGGTCAAGACCGGCAAGAAGGGCGTGAGCGTGGCCTGGACCAACGCCAGGGGCGAGGCGCAGACACTGGAAGTGAACAAGCTGATCGTCTCGATCGGCCGCGTGCCGAACACGATTGGCCTGGGTGCCGAGGCCGTGGGTCTCAAGCTCGACGAGCGCGGCGCCATCGTGGTCGATGGCGATTGCAAGACCAGCTTGCCCAACGTCTGGGCCGTCGGTGACGTGGTGCGCGGGCCCATGCTCGCGCACAAGGCAGAGGAAGAGGGTGTGGCCGTGGCCGAGCGCATCGCGGGCCAGCACGGGCACGTCAACTTCAACACCGTGCCCTGGGTGATCTACACCAGCCCCGAGATTGCCTGGGTTGGCCAGACCGAGCAGCAACTCAAGAGCGCAGGGCGCGCCTACAAGGCCGGCACCTTCCCGTTCCTGGCGAACGGCCGCGCGCGTGCCTTGGGCGATACCACCGGCATGGTGAAATTTCTGGCCGACGCTGCCACCGACGAAATCCTGGGTGTGCATATCGTCGGCCCGCAAGCCAGCGAACTGATTTCCGAAGCGGTGGTGGCCATGGAGTTCCGTGCCAGCAGCGAGGACATCGCGCGCATCTGCCACGCCCATCCGTCTTTGAGCGAGGCAACCAAGGAAGCGGCGCTGGCCGTTGACAAGCGCACCCTGAACTTCTGA
- the odhB gene encoding 2-oxoglutarate dehydrogenase complex dihydrolipoyllysine-residue succinyltransferase, whose protein sequence is MALVEVKVPQLSESVAEATMLQWKKKVGDPVAIDEILIEIETDKVVLEVPAPAAGVIAELTVGDGATVVAEQVIAKIDTEGKAIAAAAPAPVAAAAAAVAVPAPVASATGGAVAGVAMPAAAKLMADNQLAAGSVPGSGRDGRVTKGDVLGAVAAGATKPVAAIAISTGAPTKSLPQVAAPAVKLGDRPEQRVPMSRLRARVAERLLQSQATNAILTTFNEVNMAPVMEMRKRFQEKFEKEHGVKIGFMSFFVKAAVHALKKYPAINASVDGTDIVYHGYFDIGIAVGSPRGLVVPILRDADQMGFADIEKKIAEYGAKARDGKLSMEELTGGTFSISNGGVFGSMLSTPIINPPQSAILGVHATKDRAVVENGQVVVRPMNYLALSYDHRIIDGREAVLGLVAMKEALEDPARLLFDI, encoded by the coding sequence ATGGCACTCGTAGAAGTCAAAGTTCCGCAACTGTCCGAATCGGTTGCCGAAGCAACCATGCTGCAATGGAAAAAGAAGGTTGGAGACCCGGTCGCGATCGACGAAATCCTGATCGAGATCGAAACCGACAAGGTCGTGCTGGAAGTCCCTGCGCCCGCGGCTGGCGTGATTGCCGAGTTGACGGTTGGCGACGGCGCCACGGTCGTGGCCGAGCAGGTGATCGCCAAAATCGATACCGAAGGCAAAGCGATTGCCGCTGCTGCGCCGGCACCTGTTGCCGCAGCTGCGGCAGCGGTGGCTGTGCCCGCGCCGGTCGCCTCCGCAACGGGGGGCGCCGTGGCGGGTGTCGCCATGCCGGCGGCCGCCAAGCTCATGGCCGACAACCAGCTGGCGGCCGGCTCCGTGCCCGGCAGCGGCAGGGATGGCCGTGTCACCAAGGGCGATGTGCTCGGCGCGGTGGCCGCGGGCGCTACAAAACCTGTAGCTGCTATCGCAATATCCACAGGGGCTCCGACCAAATCCTTGCCTCAAGTGGCGGCGCCGGCCGTGAAACTGGGCGATCGCCCCGAGCAGCGTGTGCCCATGAGCCGCCTGCGCGCGCGCGTGGCCGAGCGGCTGCTGCAGTCGCAGGCCACCAATGCCATCCTGACCACCTTCAACGAGGTCAACATGGCGCCGGTGATGGAAATGCGCAAACGCTTCCAGGAGAAGTTCGAAAAGGAGCATGGCGTGAAGATCGGCTTCATGAGCTTCTTCGTGAAGGCGGCGGTGCATGCGCTGAAGAAATACCCGGCGATCAACGCCTCGGTCGACGGCACCGACATCGTGTACCACGGCTACTTCGATATCGGCATTGCGGTCGGTTCGCCGCGCGGCCTGGTGGTGCCGATCCTGCGCGACGCCGACCAGATGGGCTTTGCCGATATTGAGAAGAAAATTGCCGAGTACGGCGCCAAGGCGCGTGACGGCAAGCTGTCGATGGAAGAGCTCACCGGCGGCACCTTCTCGATCTCCAACGGCGGCGTGTTCGGCTCGATGCTGTCCACCCCCATCATCAACCCGCCGCAGTCGGCCATCCTGGGCGTGCACGCGACCAAGGACCGCGCCGTGGTCGAGAACGGCCAGGTGGTGGTGCGCCCCATGAATTACCTGGCCCTGAGCTACGACCACCGCATCATCGACGGCCGCGAGGCCGTGCTCGGTCTGGTGGCCATGAAGGAGGCGCTGGAAGATCCGGCGCGCCTGCTGTTTGACATTTAA
- a CDS encoding 2-oxoglutarate dehydrogenase E1 component, whose protein sequence is MSEQSSTPPVSAYQAYQGNTYLFGGNAPYVEELYENYLGNPGSVPDNWRDYFDALQHVPAVDGSNAKDVPHLPVVNAFADRAKQGQTRVVVASVDAEMGRKRTAVQQLIAAYRNVGARWADLDPLKRTEREKIPELEPSFYGFTDADQETVFDTGNTFFGKDTMSLRDLLNALRETYCGTIGAEYMYATDQIKKRWWQQKLESIRSKPNFTPEKKLHILDRLTAAEGLERFLHTKYVGQKRFSLEGGESFIASMDELIQRGGEMGLQEIVIGMAHRGRLNVLVNSLGKVPANLFAEFDHTAPEELSSGDVKYHQGFSSDVTTPGGPVHLSLAFNPSHLEIVNPVVEGSVRARMDRRDDPHGKQVLPVIVHGDAAFAGQGVVMETLALAETRGYFTGGTVHLVINNQIGFTTSDPRDTRSSLYCTDVVKMIEAPVLHVNGDDPEAVVLATQIALDYRMEFQKDVVVDIVCFRKLGHNEQDTPALTQPLMYKKIAAHPGTRKLYADKLSAQGMGATLGDDMVRAMRAALDAGKSTFDPVLTNFKSKYAVDWAPYLGKKWTDAGDTAIPMAEWRRLAEKITTIPATVTPHMLVKKVYDDRAAMGRGDIPVDWGMGEHMAFASLVASGYPIRLSGEDSGRGTFSHRHSVIHDQNREKWDIGTYTPLQNVAENQAPFTVIDSILSEEAVLAFEYGYASNDPNTLVIWEAQFGDFANGAQVVIDQFIASGEVKWGRVNGITLMLPHGYEGQGPEHSSARLERFMQLSADTNMQVVQPTTASQIFHVLRRQMVRNLRKPLIILTPKSLLRAKDAASPLSEFTKGSFQTVIPEHKEEINKKADKVKRVIACSGKVYYDLVKKRVEKEADDVVILRVEQLYPFPHKAFAAELKRYPNVADIVWCQDEPQNQGAWFFVQHYLHENMREGQKLGYSGRAASASPAAGYSHLHQEQQKALVDGAFGKLKGFVLTK, encoded by the coding sequence ATGAGCGAGCAATCGTCGACGCCGCCAGTGTCGGCATACCAGGCCTATCAAGGCAACACCTATCTCTTCGGCGGCAACGCGCCTTATGTTGAAGAGTTGTACGAAAACTACCTGGGCAATCCGGGCAGTGTGCCCGACAACTGGCGCGATTACTTCGATGCCCTGCAGCATGTGCCTGCCGTCGATGGCAGCAATGCGAAGGACGTACCGCATTTGCCGGTTGTCAACGCCTTCGCCGACCGTGCCAAACAGGGGCAGACGCGAGTGGTCGTGGCCAGCGTCGACGCAGAGATGGGGCGCAAGCGCACCGCGGTCCAGCAACTGATTGCCGCCTATCGCAACGTCGGTGCCCGCTGGGCCGACCTCGACCCCCTGAAGCGGACCGAGCGGGAGAAGATTCCGGAGTTGGAGCCGTCGTTTTACGGCTTCACCGATGCCGACCAGGAAACGGTGTTCGACACCGGCAACACGTTCTTCGGCAAGGACACCATGTCCCTGCGCGATCTGCTCAATGCGCTGCGCGAAACCTATTGCGGCACGATCGGCGCCGAGTACATGTACGCCACCGACCAGATCAAAAAGCGCTGGTGGCAGCAAAAACTCGAGAGCATCCGCAGCAAGCCCAATTTCACCCCGGAGAAGAAGCTGCACATCCTGGACAGGCTGACCGCAGCCGAAGGCCTGGAGCGCTTTCTGCACACCAAGTACGTCGGCCAGAAGCGCTTCTCGCTGGAAGGTGGAGAGAGCTTCATTGCCAGCATGGACGAGTTGATCCAGCGTGGCGGAGAGATGGGCCTGCAGGAAATCGTGATTGGCATGGCGCACCGCGGCCGCCTCAATGTGCTGGTGAATTCGCTGGGCAAGGTGCCCGCCAATCTGTTTGCCGAGTTCGATCACACGGCCCCCGAAGAGCTGTCCAGCGGCGACGTGAAATACCACCAGGGTTTCAGCTCCGATGTGACGACACCTGGCGGACCGGTGCATTTGTCGCTGGCTTTCAACCCGTCGCACCTCGAAATTGTCAACCCTGTGGTCGAGGGCTCGGTGCGCGCCCGCATGGACCGCCGCGACGACCCGCACGGCAAGCAGGTGCTGCCGGTGATCGTGCACGGCGACGCGGCCTTCGCTGGCCAGGGCGTGGTGATGGAAACGCTCGCACTGGCCGAAACACGCGGCTATTTCACGGGCGGTACCGTGCACCTCGTGATCAACAACCAGATCGGCTTCACCACCAGCGACCCGCGCGACACACGCTCCTCGCTGTACTGCACGGACGTGGTCAAGATGATCGAAGCACCGGTGCTGCATGTGAACGGCGACGATCCAGAGGCCGTAGTGCTGGCGACCCAGATTGCGCTCGACTACCGTATGGAGTTCCAGAAGGACGTTGTGGTCGACATCGTGTGTTTCCGCAAGCTCGGCCACAACGAGCAGGACACCCCGGCGCTGACGCAGCCGTTGATGTACAAGAAAATTGCCGCTCACCCCGGCACGCGCAAACTCTACGCCGACAAACTGTCGGCACAAGGCATGGGCGCGACGCTGGGGGACGACATGGTCCGGGCGATGCGCGCCGCGCTGGATGCGGGCAAGAGCACTTTTGATCCGGTGCTGACCAATTTCAAGAGCAAATACGCGGTCGACTGGGCGCCCTATCTCGGCAAAAAATGGACCGACGCCGGCGACACTGCCATTCCCATGGCGGAATGGCGGCGACTGGCTGAAAAAATCACCACCATCCCGGCCACGGTGACGCCGCACATGCTGGTGAAAAAGGTCTACGACGACCGTGCCGCGATGGGCCGCGGCGACATTCCGGTGGACTGGGGCATGGGCGAGCACATGGCCTTTGCGTCGCTCGTGGCCAGCGGCTACCCCATCCGGTTGTCGGGAGAAGACTCCGGGCGCGGCACCTTTTCGCACCGCCACTCCGTGATTCACGACCAGAACCGCGAAAAATGGGATATCGGTACCTACACGCCGCTGCAGAACGTGGCCGAAAACCAGGCCCCGTTTACCGTCATCGACTCGATCCTGTCGGAAGAAGCGGTGCTGGCCTTCGAGTATGGCTATGCGTCCAACGATCCCAACACGCTGGTGATCTGGGAAGCCCAGTTTGGCGACTTCGCCAACGGTGCCCAGGTGGTGATCGACCAGTTCATTGCGAGCGGTGAAGTCAAATGGGGCCGCGTCAATGGCATTACGCTGATGCTGCCGCACGGCTACGAGGGACAGGGTCCGGAGCACAGTTCGGCGCGGCTCGAGCGCTTCATGCAGCTGTCAGCCGACACCAACATGCAGGTGGTCCAGCCCACCACGGCGAGCCAGATCTTCCACGTGCTGCGCCGCCAGATGGTGCGCAACCTGCGCAAGCCGCTGATCATCCTGACGCCGAAGTCGCTGCTGCGCGCCAAGGATGCGGCCTCGCCGCTGTCGGAGTTCACCAAAGGCAGCTTCCAGACCGTGATTCCGGAGCACAAGGAAGAAATCAACAAAAAGGCCGACAAGGTCAAGCGCGTCATTGCGTGCTCTGGCAAGGTGTACTACGACCTGGTCAAGAAGCGTGTGGAAAAAGAGGCGGACGATGTCGTCATCCTGCGCGTGGAGCAGCTCTATCCATTCCCGCACAAGGCGTTTGCGGCGGAGTTGAAGAGGTATCCGAACGTGGCTGACATTGTGTGGTGTCAGGACGAGCCGCAGAACCAGGGCGCCTGGTTCTTTGTCCAGCACTACCTTCACGAAAACATGCGCGAAGGACAGAAGCTGGGCTACTCGGGCCGCGCCGCCTCCGCATCGCCGGCGGCGGGCTATTCGCATCTGCACCAGGAGCAGCAAAAAGCCCTGGTGGACGGTGCGTTTGGCAAACTCAAAGGCTTTGTGCTGACCAAATAA
- a CDS encoding propionate--CoA ligase, which yields MTKYADFYRRSLHDRDAFWSEQAGLIDWKTPPQQICDYSKPPFVRWYVGGTTNLCHNAVDRHLKDRPDQAALIYVSTETGTEKTYSFRELHAEVQRTAAVLREIGVQKGDRVLIYMPMIAEAAFAMLACARIGAIHSVVFGGFASVSVASRIEDASPKLIISADAGSRGGKVVEYKPLLDEAIRLSSHKPDAVLLVDRGLSAMKLIAGRDHLWAPLREKHMDATVPCEWLESNEISYTIYTSGTTGNPKGVQRDTGGYAVALAASMKYIFGGKAGETYFSTSDIGWVVGHSYIVYGPLIAGMATIMYEGLPTRGIDGEPNPGIWWQLVEKYKVTQLFSAPTAVRVLKKHDPAYLKKYDISSLKTLYLAGEPLDEPTAQWISDALGVPVIDNYWQTETGWPILTIANGVEKAPSKFGSPGVAMYGFDVKLLNELTGEELVGAGEKGVVAIEGPLPPGCMQTVWRDDARFVKTYWETVPGKMVYSTFDWGIRDKDGYFFILGRTDDVINVAGHRLGTREIEESISSHPNVAEVAVVGVADKLKGQVAMAFVVAKDASTVSEERTRLQLEGEVMKLVEGQLGAFARPSRVRFVTLLPKTRSGKLLRRAIQAVCEGRDTGDLSSMDDPSALRQIRDLVASA from the coding sequence ATGACGAAGTACGCCGACTTTTACCGCCGCTCGCTGCACGATCGCGACGCCTTTTGGTCCGAGCAGGCCGGGCTGATCGACTGGAAAACCCCGCCGCAGCAGATCTGCGACTACAGCAAGCCGCCGTTCGTGCGCTGGTACGTCGGCGGCACCACCAACCTGTGCCACAACGCGGTGGACCGGCACCTCAAGGACCGGCCCGACCAGGCCGCCCTGATCTACGTATCGACCGAAACCGGCACCGAGAAGACCTACTCGTTCCGCGAGCTGCACGCGGAGGTGCAGCGCACTGCCGCCGTCTTGAGGGAGATCGGGGTGCAAAAGGGCGATCGCGTGCTGATCTATATGCCCATGATTGCTGAAGCCGCTTTTGCCATGCTGGCGTGCGCGCGCATCGGGGCCATTCATTCCGTGGTGTTCGGCGGCTTTGCCAGTGTCAGCGTGGCCAGCCGCATCGAGGATGCCAGCCCCAAACTCATCATCAGCGCCGATGCGGGCTCGCGTGGCGGCAAGGTGGTGGAGTACAAGCCGCTGCTTGATGAGGCGATTCGCCTGTCCAGCCACAAACCCGACGCCGTGCTGCTGGTGGATCGCGGCCTGTCTGCCATGAAGTTGATCGCTGGCCGCGACCATCTGTGGGCGCCTTTGCGGGAAAAACACATGGATGCGACGGTGCCCTGTGAGTGGCTCGAATCCAACGAGATCAGCTACACCATCTACACCAGCGGCACCACGGGCAACCCCAAGGGCGTGCAGCGCGACACCGGCGGCTACGCGGTCGCGCTGGCTGCCAGCATGAAATACATCTTTGGTGGCAAGGCAGGGGAAACCTACTTTTCCACCAGCGACATCGGCTGGGTGGTGGGACACAGCTACATCGTCTATGGCCCCTTGATTGCGGGCATGGCCACGATCATGTACGAAGGCTTGCCGACCCGCGGGATCGATGGTGAACCCAACCCGGGCATCTGGTGGCAACTGGTCGAGAAGTACAAGGTCACGCAGCTGTTCTCGGCGCCCACGGCGGTGCGTGTGCTCAAGAAGCACGACCCCGCCTACCTCAAGAAATACGACATTTCCAGCCTGAAAACCCTGTACCTCGCCGGCGAGCCGCTGGACGAACCCACCGCGCAATGGATCAGCGATGCGCTGGGCGTGCCAGTCATCGACAACTACTGGCAGACCGAGACCGGCTGGCCCATCCTGACGATTGCCAACGGCGTCGAAAAAGCGCCCAGCAAATTTGGCAGCCCGGGGGTTGCGATGTATGGCTTCGACGTGAAACTGCTCAACGAGCTCACCGGCGAGGAGCTGGTCGGCGCGGGCGAGAAGGGGGTGGTGGCGATCGAGGGGCCGTTGCCACCGGGCTGCATGCAAACGGTGTGGCGCGATGACGCGCGGTTTGTCAAGACCTACTGGGAGACGGTGCCCGGAAAAATGGTTTACAGCACGTTCGATTGGGGCATCCGCGACAAGGACGGCTACTTCTTCATCCTGGGCCGCACCGATGACGTGATCAATGTCGCCGGCCACCGGCTGGGCACCCGCGAGATCGAGGAGAGCATCTCCAGCCATCCCAACGTCGCCGAGGTGGCCGTGGTGGGCGTGGCGGACAAGCTCAAAGGGCAGGTCGCCATGGCTTTTGTCGTGGCCAAAGACGCCAGCACCGTGAGTGAAGAGCGGACCCGCCTGCAGCTGGAGGGCGAAGTAATGAAGCTGGTCGAGGGGCAACTGGGGGCCTTCGCCCGGCCGTCACGCGTGCGGTTTGTGACGCTGCTGCCAAAAACACGCAGCGGCAAATTGTTGCGCCGCGCCATCCAGGCGGTGTGCGAAGGCCGCGACACGGGGGATTTGAGCAGCATGGACGACCCGTCGGCGCTGCGCCAGATCAGGGATCTGGTCGCCAGCGCCTAG
- a CDS encoding isochorismatase family protein — translation MLLDAAESQLVLVDYQIRLLPAIFEGAAVVANAVRLGQLGRLMGVPVWGTEQNPSRLGENAPELRALCDRTLSKMHFSAVEEGLGEWLRPPVKAPQGNARSLPKHLQKPAGGSERDMIVIAGCEAHVCLLQTALDLLEDEFDVWVVTDACGSRTERNRDAAFDRLAGAGAELVTTEMVAFEWLRTAEHPDFKAAHALIK, via the coding sequence ATGCTGCTCGACGCCGCCGAATCCCAACTCGTGCTGGTGGACTACCAGATCCGCCTGCTGCCTGCGATTTTTGAGGGCGCAGCGGTCGTCGCCAATGCCGTGCGCCTGGGGCAGCTGGGCCGCCTGATGGGTGTGCCCGTGTGGGGGACCGAGCAAAACCCGTCCCGGCTTGGCGAAAATGCGCCCGAGCTGCGCGCCCTGTGCGACAGGACGCTGAGCAAAATGCACTTCAGCGCGGTGGAGGAGGGCCTGGGCGAATGGCTGCGCCCGCCCGTCAAAGCGCCGCAGGGCAATGCACGCAGTCTGCCCAAGCACCTGCAAAAACCGGCTGGCGGGAGCGAGCGCGACATGATTGTGATCGCCGGTTGCGAGGCCCATGTCTGTCTGCTGCAGACGGCGCTCGATTTGCTCGAAGACGAGTTCGACGTGTGGGTCGTGACCGACGCCTGCGGTTCGCGTACCGAGCGCAACCGCGATGCCGCCTTTGACCGGCTGGCCGGTGCGGGGGCCGAGCTGGTGACCACCGAAATGGTGGCGTTCGAGTGGCTGCGCACGGCCGAGCACCCGGACTTCAAGGCGGCGCACGCGTTGATCAAGTGA